CTGAGTAACATGATGACAAACCTGAACCTGACTGACATGGAGTGCTGCTATAAGATCTTTCGCCGCGAGGTGCTAGATCAGATCACAGTCGAGGAGAATCGCTTCGGGGTGGAGCCGGAACTCACCGCTAAAATTTCGAAGCTCAATGTGCGCATTTATGAAGTGGGCATTTCTTACTACGGTCGCACCTACGATGAAGGTAAGAAGATCGGCTGGCGCGACGGTGTGCGTGCGATCTATGCGATTATGAAATACGGCTTGTTCCGATAGGTAGGGACTCTGTAGCCGCAGGACGCATCGAAGGGTAAATGGGAGTGATTCCTTTTTAGAAGCTACTTGCAAAAAATCGAGGCTTGGGCCTAGTTGATAGTTCGTTCAGCGGTAGAATATTATGAACACACTTGCATTTTTAGAGAATATCAATGGTCCGGAAATGATTATGATCTTTCTCGTTGTTTTGCTTCTTTTTGGAGCGGAGCGCTTGCCAGGGCTATTTAAGTCGTTGGGGCAATCGGTGCGCGAGTTTAAGCGGGCGACTCAGGGCATTGAAGAAGACATTCGTACTGCGATGGACGTTGAGTCTACCTCGGTGTCAGCTCGCCCCGCAGAGAAAGCAGTTGCGCAGGCAGCGCCTCAGGCGACTTCAGTTCCGGAGGTGCCGCAGGTACAGTCGGATTCTGCTGCACAAAGCTCCGAATCTGGCGAGATTAAGAAAGCGGCTTCTGAAACGTCACCGGAGTGAGCGTGTTGTCTTTGTTTGGGAGCCGTCTACACGTCTAAATCCATGAAAAGTTGCTCAATGTTTCGGGTGACTTCTTGCTCGTCTTCTCCGTTCGCTTCGATGGTCAGCGTCGTGCCCATGCTCGCGCAGAGCATTAGAATCGACATGATGTTCTTGATGTTGGCCACTTTGTTGCCGGACTTAATTTGAATCGTGGATTTGGCGTCTTTGCCCAGCTGCACCAATTTTGCTGCTGGACGTAGATGTAGGCCTGCTTCCCATTGAACGATCACCTCGGTCTCTTTCATGCATGGTTGGACTATCCCATGGGTGATTTGTTCAAGTAAATTTGATCCGTTTGCCACTGGCGGCTGTGTGGCATGTTGTTGGGGCGTGCGAGGTCTGGCTGCTCATCGAGGGAGAGTCTTTCTTGGCGGATGCGCGACGAAAGGTTGATTTTTGACTCTTATTGGCTCCAATTATTCCGCATGCGTAAATGGATTTATTTCTTTCGTAGCAGTTTGTTTTGCTTGGCGTGTTTGGGCGGGAGCTCTGTGCC
The nucleotide sequence above comes from Coraliomargarita algicola. Encoded proteins:
- a CDS encoding twin-arginine translocase TatA/TatE family subunit, whose product is MNTLAFLENINGPEMIMIFLVVLLLFGAERLPGLFKSLGQSVREFKRATQGIEEDIRTAMDVESTSVSARPAEKAVAQAAPQATSVPEVPQVQSDSAAQSSESGEIKKAASETSPE
- a CDS encoding HPr family phosphocarrier protein, with the translated sequence MKETEVIVQWEAGLHLRPAAKLVQLGKDAKSTIQIKSGNKVANIKNIMSILMLCASMGTTLTIEANGEDEQEVTRNIEQLFMDLDV